Part of the Stigmatopora argus isolate UIUO_Sarg chromosome 3, RoL_Sarg_1.0, whole genome shotgun sequence genome, GAACTGTCTTTAACACATTACCGCCAGCAAGGTTTTGACCAAGGTAAGCAGCAAGCAGGATTTAGAAGAAAGTTGAATATATGACAATATTActatattatactatatataattATCTTTCAATagccctattttttttctccaattgtAAGTAAATCTGtcttaatttaaaatgaaataggaCTCCACGGAGAGGGCTCAACATTCTCAACACTTTTTTCTCTTCTGTTGTGGGACATCATTTTTATGGACGGCATACCGGACGTTTTCCGGAATGTGTACCAGGTATAAAATGTTGCATACAAACCTgaactttatttatttgtatttatcttGACATGGTTATTTTCTCCATCTGTCACAGGCATGCCCACTAGACTTTTACACTGACAGCTTTTACGAGAACCGAAGAGAGGCAATCGATACCCGCGTACAGCTAATTAATGACGCTTCTGTAGAAATTTTGCATGCTATGTTGGAGGATGTCTGGATTGCCCAGGAGGGTAAAGTGTGTTCGTGCATTAACTGGGAGCGATTCTCCTCAGTTAGTCAAGCTCAGgtactttgtttttaaatatcttgAGGTCTACTTTTGTCATAATTAAAGACTACTGTTTGTTGCCTAACATGATAAATGAACGCCTGGTGGTGTTCGTTTGCAGTCTCTCGTGTCATGCATGGGTGGAGCCTTCTTAGCAGGAGTCGTAGCGCGGATGGCGAAAGATTTTCGGCACTGTCGTGGAGGTTTGCCCGACCTTGTCGTGTGGAACACATCCAATAACAACTACAAGGTGAGATCCTGTTCCTGTAAATGCACTGATCTAGTGTATCTAAGTTAGGGACGTTTGTTGTTTTAGCTGGTGGAGGTGAAGGGGCCCAGTGACCGTCTGTCCCAGAAGCAACAGATCTGGCTGGATGAGCTGCAAAAACTGGGGGCTGATGTGGAGGTCTGTCATGTGGTGGCAACTGGCGCTAAAGGCTCTCGTGTggaataaaaagacaaaacgaGAGACTAAAATggttaaaaactgaaataaaatgtttcttttatcTGAGGTGTGCATTTTTCTTGGATTGTGAAACAACCGCTTCCACCAAAAAGGgagtattattatcatcattcaACACAGCCAGGATCACAAAAAGCTTTCAGCTCCAGATAATCAGAGCTCACCCAaagcttttggtgtttttcttttctctgaCATTGTGACCCAGATATTTCATCTTGAAACAAATATTAACACAGATGACCAAGAATCGCTGACACTAACTAATATGATTTTTGAATATGTCACTGTGTACTATACTACAACTTTTGTCAGCGAAATTCCGAGACGGTCATGAAAGATGAATTTAAAATCCATGTTTTCAACCTATGGTACCTTCATGCATCcttagaagatttttttttttagagttatGAGCGGGGTCAAGGAATTAAATCCATATGTCAGGAAACCCCTGAATATGAACTTTGGGATAGAAATGTCAACCCCTAATCTGTATTCATTTGTTATTGATCCTGAAGAGCATATGACTGATTCATttgggactaaagatggaaattagccgtcggctataatcttacatatttacatgtatatgttcattaatatgtattgccCTTTATTAATAAAATTAAACTCATGTTTTGTAATTGCACATAATAATCTGTGGGTCCAGTTTACTAATCTGTACTCACAATTCAATAATCTTTGGGTCGAATTTACTAATATGTGGGTACAGTTTACTAATATGTACCCACAATTTAATAATCTGTAGGCCCAATTTACTAATCTGTACCCACAATTTAATCTGTGGGTACAGTTTACTAATATGTACCCACAATTCAATAATCCCTGGGTACAGTTGACTAATATGTACCCACAATTCAATAATctgtggttacattttactcaTCTGTACCCACAATTTAATAAACAGTGGGTACAGTTTACTAATCTGTACCCACAATTGAATAATCTGTGGGTACAATGCAGTCATCTATGACCTGAGTTTTTATATTACccataaaaatgatatttttctaCCCTGAAATCAAGGGGGGGTGTAGTTTTACTTCAATGTGAGCAtataaacctttttttctttgaatgttGTTTGTACAAATGTACCTAATAAAATGTCCGGGCGCATTCGGGGGAAGGGATAGCAACTGCGCTTCGTGTGACGTCACGCGGAGGATCGAGGGGGCGAAGCTGCAATAAACACACAGGGCGTCTGCGCCGCCTATCTAACTGGGACAATAAAGTGTAAAAGGCATCAATGCTTTAGCAATGGATGTATCCGATATGCTTCTCCTCAAACTGCTCCTCTTCGCCTACTTCATACATGGCACTCAAGGTGAGCGCGGACGTTTTGTTGACGAGGGGGAGTCTCCGCGGATGAAATATGTGGAGAAGGGCTTTGCCGAAAGACTGCCCGGTTAGCTTCGCGGCTAATGTTCGGGATGAGCGGGGCCTACTTGTTATGAAGGGGAGTGCACCCTTATCGCCGCGTTCTTTCTTCAAAGCGAGACGCGTCGGAAAGTCGCGCGCCCTTTCGGGCGACGCGTTGAAATAAAAGCACGCTATTGCTCTTTTTCCGCGGGTTGTCACCGCTCCTCTCGCCACTTTATGCTGTATTTCGGTGTCCGTGTCCCCGACGTCCATTGTTGGGAGAAGATGGGAGAAGCTGACTTGACTGCCTTCGGCGCATCGTTAGCTTGAGGCTAAGGCtcactgtttttgttttcttgaatATACTTCGCCGAGAAAAGTCATTCTACACGCTTTGCTCGCCACGTTAcatttaaacaatttatttaaagtttttatcCAGTTTGTGTCATGTCTTGCGACTACCCATACTGGTAAATGactcttatttttttagctAACGGGAGAGGTACGTTGCTACATAAATCAACACTAGGGATGTATACTATCAATAAAGGTTTTGGTGTTcgattatttttcatgtttaataGTTGAAATGTACTACCGTTGCTTGTATTTTTGGTGTTAAAAGACACTCGCTTCAAGCAGTTATATAGTTTTAGCCATTTTTCTGTtggtccagaaaaaaaaaaaaacaatttcctgtCAATTCTGTCGAGAGTCCATTGCGGATTAACATGACCTGCCTGACCGAGTCTATACTTGTTTTCCCCCTAGAATTGAAATTATagttttttaatgtttctattTATATTCATAGGATAAATCTTCGTGACGTGgttcttaactcattcactaccacTGATGCTGGTAGATCTCCAAGACCGTTGAATTGgcttggacgtctgtcgccgtcaatggagGCCAACAAGTGAATTTTTCACGGTGACGCGTGTATGTGGTTTTTTTGTGGGTGTGATCGTGTTGTGAATCTGCTTTGTGTGTGCATCACTGGAGCGTcatctacatttttttgtgtctcgATTCCTTCATTCTCGATATCGacataaagaaaataaacaaaaactgtGTTGTTCATCGATACGGTGACCGAAGTTAAAATCTATTTAGGAAATGATTATATCAGGTAAACAATATGTAGCAAAATCAAAAAGATACCAGAAGTCATTTTTCTATATGTGGGCTTTCGTTGAAAGCTCATTTCATGATTTTTGTGATCTTTTTGGCATACTTTTGAAATGACGTAGGCCTTCTTTTCATCTAATGACATGAATGTCTTTTGGAATATTTCTAAATAGTCTGGGCTCTTGTACTCACCTCAATGAAAAATTTAATGTTAAGACCTAAATTTTTCATAATGCACAAGTGGTGAAATAACCGAAGCTCAGTTTATTTAGAACATCTTTTACATAGTTACTCTGGATGATGGAAATTCTGCTTCTCGGCCATAATTACAGGGAATCACATAGTGCTTTTACTGAAAATACCCCCTGTTGGTTTCGATCGGTTTCCATAATATGAGCCTCCACATTCTTCGCAGTACTTGGCAGATAGTTCCATCACTGTCATTATACGCTGCACATTTCCGAGAGTTgcgttgttttcttttgtccgAATGGAATTCAGGCAGCTTTTGGAGTTCGAAGCAGTCGAAGAAACGGCTGGAGGTGCCCAAGCAATATTCTCTTTCATGCCCACCACCCACTCTTTATGTGGAGAAATAATTCTACTTTGACATTTGGGGCTGTTATTGATCATAGAAATGAGAGCAGTAGCAGTTCCATttcatttaaatacatattcCCATTTTTAAACGCACTACACTCGgtctttttttgctgtatttttaaCCGTACATGTCAAGTGTCCTAGCAATTATTCCATTGACAAGATATAGTAAATACATGTCACATGATTTGACCGCTTTGATGTCATAATTGGctaatttgttattttctttcaCCTTGCCAATTTAAACACACCCTCTTAACGCTTTCAAACCTGTCTTTTTATTTGGCACAGTGTTATCATAGATTTACTTAGGTATATTACTTCTTGACTGTGGATGAATACTATCGAAAGAATAACTCAATTTGCATGAACATGCATCTGAGCGATGACATTCTTGAGATCTCATAAACTGCCAAATTGTACATTTTCTGGCCAATGAACAGATTGCTGCCTTTAAAATTCTCACAAGTCTCTCTACTTCTAGAAACCTAATACTGCAGCGTTTGTCTTGGTGTTTCCTTTCTGAACAGGACATTATAGGAATCCCCTCAACAAGTACATCCGGCACTATGAAGGTCTTTCCTATGACACACAACTGGTACACAGCAACCACCAGAGAGCCAAGCGGGCACTCTCCCATCAAGACCAGTTTCTTCATTTAGATTTTCATGCTCATGGAAGGTTGGTTAATTTCATTACTATACTAGAGTCATAGATGTCTTCTCTCATCCCCTATTATGACAAAAATCCATGTTGAGAAATTGATGTCGCTGATATCTTAATAGGAAGGAGAATCTAAGTCCCATTAATTAAACAATTGACACACTCAGCGGCTGAAGGTCAGCTCGGTGACacagtttcagtttttgtcGTTGGTGACTTTATAACACAATAAAAGGATAACGGTTGATTTTCTGTCTGATTAAAACTTTTGTTCTTGTGTCATAAATGAAAGTACTGTTTGACATGAGTCTGATTCACTTTGGAAATAGGGTGTGGACTGTTGAAAATGCGGAGTTTCGGTACCAATGGACGGAAGTGAAACTTAGCAACTGTGAACTTTATAACTTGGTCACAGCCTGCGATTGTATGAGAATGAAATAAAGTAGTTAGTGAAACCAGTCCACTGTAACTTTGCTCCTCTATGAGCAGTGTGTGCTTCAACAATACCCTTTATGATTGAATTACTGCATAATTGTCTGTAATTGTGACGTGTGCTTTCCCCTAATTTCATTCTTTTCTTAATACACTGTTAACAATTATGTATCGGTTACTTGGTTGTTGTGCTTCATCTGTTAGAATTTTTATTATAGTTGTATGGTCCACTACAGCAGAGAGAACTTCAGGAATTTGCCAACAAATTTGTCACCCACGTATAGTTGGAACATTTGCGAACTGACAAAAATATCTTTATAATGTTAGCTTGCTTTGGTTCTGTGGCTTTGTACTCCACAGTTTCCACTTTGCTGCAGTAGCATCAAggaggtgtttttttaatttttattatttatattgtgGCCCTTTCTTAATACTTCTCATTACTGTTGAGCCAATGAAAAACCAACAATAGCGAGACAATTAAAACACGTTACGAAATACTAAATTACAAAGTGTGACTGGCTTTTTATTTGAGGTACCAGGAGAAAGGCCTTCATGTTAAACCAATTGAtagacctttttttaaaaaattcttgGGTAATTTGAGGAGATATGGGGTGTTTTAGTAAAACATTTCCACACTCTCCACAACCATCTGGTTTGGAGCTCAGCAAGACTGTTTGTCATCGTGCGTCGAGCTGAGCCTGCCGTTGCAAGCTTCAGATTCTGCTTAATAGGCGGGACGATGATAAGAGCTGTAGAACACACGGAAGGAAGACGCCCGTTTCCTACGTGTCAGCTTCTTTTCCCGTTTGAATTTTGTTCAGCAAAACCTTCCCTCTGAACATTCCATTTATTGTGCAACTTCTACACCCAAAAGATAAATAGCGCTTGCGAATGTCCAAATATACCCAacatttccttttatttcttCCCTCTTTATAAACAATATGTTCTACTGCAGTCAAACCATTTTCTGACTATATCTCATTTCCCAAAGGATGCTTGAATGTTATCTGGATCCAAAACATTCCTGCAAAATATCCACGTTTGTTAATGTTacttcttgattttatttcaggCATTTTAATCTTCGCATGAAGAGAGATACTACTCTCTTTGCACCAGACATGAAGTTGGATGTTTCAGGAGAAGAGTCGACGTTTGACACCTCTCACATTTACACTGGAGAAATATACGGTGAGAAATGAATGTGTTATGCATGGACGAGACACATTTCATAGTCTGACCTCTTGCAAAATGTAATGATATCCAATTCAAGTGTTTGACTACTGCGTTTTATCTTGACAAAAGCAATCATGTTTAGTTTGTGTGTGACTGTCAGAGGGTAGTTATGAAACAAGCTTTAATGATTTGTGTTTTTACATTACTGTATAACTGCGTTGCATTGTACAAAGTGCTGTTTCTGCGTGGTGCCAAATGGAGAATGAGGTTGTTTACAAAAGAGGCTCGGTTAGGCCAGTCATTTGCTTTTGcagcacacagacagacagtgagtagaaaaaaacaaacatgccaCTGCAGAATGTATAAAGGCTTTTGCAACCAAGGGGAATTACGCAAATAGATCATTTCAACCTTTGAAAGAGAGACACAAAGCAACAAATATTAATCACGtgacttgaaaaaaatgcaagggaGTATGGAAACTCCCATTAGAAAACGACATCAGTGgaaacattttcatatttttttttttgcataacgagaaaaaaatccattgctCTCAACACTATAGAACAAATGGTACCTCTTAATACGTTCTTAAAAGTAGTCATTAAGGCTCATGTAGTTctctaaagaaaaaaggaaatttaaaattaaaatgtagcaaaattttgcttttcaaaaagaaaatcgCAAGGTTGGTTAAATACATACAATCATTTTGTGAACTACTAATTGATATGCCACATTTGTTTAagccttctttttttccaattttaatgcCCGTTAATCCTGTAACAGTTTGAACGTGGGCCAAATATCCGCACTCGTTAAACAGGTATTATCTGGTTCACGTTCACTCACAAAGGAAAGACGAGGAGTAATCGGGCCCTTGAGCAGACGCTAAACAATTGCCGCACAGTGACGATAAGGACCAGGACAAATCACTACTGATGTCACATTGGTCGTCATCACGCCGTCATGCTTGtttgcttttctttgttttctctGAATTGTGCAATTTTATAATCCACCGTCACCACTTTTCTTCTGTGGTTCAATTTCTTGCTGTCGCCTGCCTctcaaataaaatcaatatcATTTCTCCCTCAGGTGAGAAGGGCACATTGGCTCATGGCTCCATCGTGGATGGCAAATTTGAGGGCTTCATACAAAGTTACCACGGCAACTACTACGTGGAACCCACTGAGCGATACCTGGAGGGCAAAGACGTGCCTTTCCACTCTGTCATGTATCACGAGGACGACATACGTGAGTCCTTGACAACAACACGCTCACAATTATTCAAAGCGGCCATGCGGAAAGCgcttttgtgtcattttctgATTACATATGGGTAGACGATCGGAATGTGTAAGGTCAATCTCATTGAGCTGATGTAGCTGGACTGGTGCGAGACACCCGTTAAGAGCAGTCCTACCCAGGGTGCTCATTAGCTGAGGAACATGATATTTCTCTCAGGCTTTTGGCTCATTAAACCTGTCTATTGAGCAATGGTTGAGATAGTGAGCAACACTCTTGATTTCATTTTGAGTCCTCTTTCACATTTTCCATCTGTTAAATATGAGAATCGGTAAAGAAAATTAGCGTACAGAGACTCAGGTGGCGTGTGAGGATAGCGATTACCTGATCATGAATAGCATTGCAAATAGAGTGACTCAGGGGGATAAGTAGCTAACAATGTCTCCATAATCCTGACAATGTTGTGTCGGCCTCTTTCATTTAGACTATCCTCACAAGTATGGCCCAGAGGGAGGATGTGCTGATAGCTCCGTGTTTGAGAAGATGAGAAAATACCAATCCTCTGCCATGGAAGAGCCATCCAAGGTGAACTTTGACCCACACTTGTTGTCCTgtaatgaagtaaaaaaaatgatgactgttaAGTTTAGTCTGGAATGAGATCCAACACAAAAGCTCTATTGCGCACATATACATGATCACAGACACTCATACCTGTGCACAATTTGGAGGTTTCAGTCGGCCTACCATGACATGTTGACTGCTCAAGTTGCCACTAAATGTGTatcttgctaaaaaaaaaaggtgtgaaAACTAAAATACCAGCTACGTGACAGAACGTCAACACACATCTTAAATCACTTGCCGTCATTGGTGCTGATGGAAAAATCACACTAGCCTGTTTTTACATTGACTACATAGTACTATGGTATATTACAACTGGTTAGGCCCCCAATTTAAGGAGAAGATCAAAAATATCAGATATTATTTATCCACCAAGGGCTTTGTTATTAATGTCTGCACTCTATACTATGTTTAATTGAAGTCCAGTTCATTTTCTCCTTTGTCACCAGCCACTCCACAGTCAAGCAGTCGATAATGAATCTGTGATGTTAAGAAAGAAGAGGATGGCGCAGGCTGAGAAAAACACATGCCAGCTCTTCATCCAAACAGATCACCTCTTCTACAGGCATTACAAGACGAGAGAGGCTGTCATTGCTCAGGTGGGAtgcaaataaacagataaacttGCGTGGGATTAAGTGAGCCACTCATAACGCACGGTTGATTGTGTAACATGACACGCTATAGTGACTCACGACATTTGCTCTCGGAACCTTCTGCGCGCTCATTAGCACGGAGAGCTCCCTTTGTTTCAAGCTTTTTGTAGCACTTTAGCAAAatggacgattcgccgaaagacctttggccgacggacagtttgcggaacggacatttcgccgaagcgctcgccccgcccccggatcttgtgtgtacatgtttttcaacctcggcccgcgggccatatacggcctgttacagataacattcatttaggaataacaacggcatgtactgccccccgctggacatatttctaaatacaagtacagtggtacctcgtcatacgaccgctcgtcatacaatattctcatcTTACGACGgacatttcgatcgaataattcgcccgtcatgcgatcaaaattttcttttagtcttttttgcatatcgttcgtgtataacaatatctacgagcaccgaatgagttattcagaccagaaaacgcacaacgcgcatgtgcgggaaaaagagggctttctgggtaatgaagtatactcgtgcacacaacgcagacaggcaatggcactctttctcagaataaaactttacccacaatcaatacgtgggtaagctcagctgctgcatttcctgttacttttatctaatacgaggagtattatattacttctcgttcgctgctcataagaacatcaggggcactggctcgcaactccccgcaatagcatccccggtagcaactctatcataggcgccgttcaaagcggatgcgaccacagatgctacaagctaaaagggagccgctagccagcgcccccgaagctcccatgagcagcggagcgatcgctgataaaagactgctgctcgttggcaagtggtcgtgcgttatccgattgtgaggacatttgtgtgcatcattttcggaatattttgaagggaatagtacaacagcgaacagcccatcgatagcgaacgtgagggtggagtgtttgttccgtttacgagtgcgttgtgtgggaaaaaaaactgacccCCCTGCCCCTTTTGTGCGCCTCTcgcctcggcgaaatccgcccaattttagttagattaaacacattttatttctattaaaccactagttatgtgttactttgttaatagatggggaattagaagtaataaaacattttttccaatccaatatcctgttttgggtgttttttcagatggctggaacgaattaatttgttttccattcatttcaatgggaaacgtccgctcgagttacgagaacctcgtcatacgatctcagtctcggaacggattacaatcgtatgtcgaggtaccacgtactacaatgtgctgccaattttttatatatttttttatccttgcgtttaaagtagtagcgatttggacacgcaatgtaatttatcaaagctagGGATTGAtatctgacactgagaaaaaacaacactagaagacttatgtgaaattctaagtgccttggacagactagagggcttggagaacaatacctggaaatgccatggaacacacttttacttctagtttaattttaaataatttcccattattttaggaaatatatattcaaaatgatttgctaagaaccttaattcaaagattaatctcaacgttttctatgctggtgtaaattttctggagtaggatttctagatttacaatttcattacagtcgtacttactgttactactactttattttctctttcttctgTCACTTACTGTTCTgcatgatctccaaatggctactactttaaaagcaaggataaaataaaaaatataaaaaattggcagcaaattgtagtacgtacttgtatttagaaatatgtccagcggggggcagtacatgcccttgttattcctaaatgaatgttatctgtaacggccgaggttgaaaaacatgtacacatgatccgggggcggggcgagcgcttcggcgaaacgtccgttccgtgaactgtccgtcggccaaacgtccgtcggcgaaacgtctttcggcgaatcgtccgagcaccCAATCGTAATGGTGGAAAGGATTTCTGTTCTTCTGGATTGTGGGTACACACAAatcaaatcatgtttttttcattcagttTATTCAAAAATTATCAAAATGAAGCGCCATTTTGTGgttcaatatatatattaaacatCTCTTATCAGCCTATCAGTTCCTCAAATTCTTGTGGCCATGTGTAAGCATATTGtcatatattttcagatttctaGCCACGTCAAGGCCATTAATGCCATCTATCAAGGCACAGATTTCTTAGGGATTCGCAACATCAGTTTCATGGTGAAAAGAATCCGGGTAAGACTTCTATTTAAGACCCCCCCGCACTCACTTATGTTTATATTGGAAATACTCCTCACCGTGTCTCCTCCAAACAAACCCTCTCCATCCCCCACAGATAAACACCACCAGTGACGAGAAGGACAGGTCCAACCCGTTTCGTTTTGAAAACATCGGCGTGGAGAAGTTCCTGGAGCTGAACTCTGAGCAGAACCACGACGACTACTGTTTGGCCTATGTCTTCACCGACCGAGACTTTGATGATGGCGTGTTGGGCCTGGCCTGGGTGGGAGCCCCCTCAGGTACCATAATACTACTGTGCCAGTCAGATTCGGATTAGTCTGCATTTGTGAAAATAAGTGCTGAAAATGCATGGGCGCAAATTGAGAACAAGTGAGTTCTGAATCTCTGAGTTATAGGCAGAAACACTTGGTcagatttttgaattttttgctTTTGGTGGGTTTAAAACCTTTTCCATTCACTTTTGCCATCACGAGTTGAAGCATTGTGTTCAAGAAATTACAGCACTATTTGGTGTTTCATTCTAACTGAGTGACTAATGGGAACCACACTCAAGTATTTAAAAGCAACATGGTTCTTTTTTTGTGGAGACATTAAAACAAGTATTTCTaatctctttttatttttttctctctcttatcTCACAACATTACATGCATGCTTTAAAAATGTGCTTATCTTTGTTAGGGAGTTCTGGAGGGATCTGTGAAAAAAGCAAGTTGTACTCGGATGGAAAGAAGAAATCGCTCAACACAGGCATCATCACAGTTCAAAACTACGCCTCCCACGTGCCTCCTAAAGTCTCCCATATCACCTTTGCGCATGAAGTAGGGCACAACTTTGGATCCCCGGTGAGTAGTTGATGTAATAATTTCACTGGCAGCAAGAAGGATTAAATTGAGCGTGGCTACCTTTTGTCTCCTCATTTTCATTTAacctttacgtttttttttcttgctcctACACAGCATGACTCCGGGTCTGAGTGCACACCAGGTGAAGCCAAAAGCCAAGACAAAAAGGAGAAAGGCAATTACATCATGTATGCAAGAGCTACGTCAGGAGACAAGTTGAACAACAACAAATTCTCCATCTGTAGCGTACGGAACATCAGCCAGGTGCTGGAGAAAAAGAGAAGCAACTGTTTTGTTGGTATGTATTAGGCTGTTGGAGAAAAACTTCAAATGTACCAAGTTGCATTGGCTTTCAAGAAAATATCAGATTGATTCCAGTGTTTTATTTTACTGGCTTTATTTAGCTCATTTCTAGGTATCAGatagggatttttttcttttacacccACTTCTTTACCACATTTGCTCTATTTAAAACAGAGATCTCCAGCAGGGTTAAATAGATATATGCATAAAGACTCGTATTTTTTCAATAACTATGGCTCCATGCAATGCtttgtatttttgaaaaaacCCGACATTTTCACCCAGCATTCGGAGGGCTTGATTGCGGTTTAAGAACAGTTTAAGGGTAGCAGTGGGTGGTTATGACAGATTTAAAAAGTGTCATAAAAAATAAGATGCTATGCGATGGCTAGCACTGCCAAACGTCACAATAGAGCAGTTCTTAATCCAAGTAAGATTCTTGTAGCAGATGTCTTGTCGCTGGGAACATTTGTCCTCATATTTCTTCCCTTACCAACCAGAGTCTGGTCAGCCCATCTGTGGAAATGGCCTCGTGGAGCCAGGAGAAGAGTGTGACTGCGGCTACAGTGACCAGTGCAGGGATCAGTGTTGCTACGATGCCAACCAGGCCGATAACAAGAAGTGCAAATTAAAGCCCAACAAAATCTGCAGGTAGATTTGCAAACTGTCTGTGTGTACTTTTCACAACCAAGC contains:
- the LOC144071429 gene encoding disintegrin and metalloproteinase domain-containing protein 10-like isoform X1, producing the protein MDVSDMLLLKLLLFAYFIHGTQGHYRNPLNKYIRHYEGLSYDTQLVHSNHQRAKRALSHQDQFLHLDFHAHGRHFNLRMKRDTTLFAPDMKLDVSGEESTFDTSHIYTGEIYGEKGTLAHGSIVDGKFEGFIQSYHGNYYVEPTERYLEGKDVPFHSVMYHEDDIHYPHKYGPEGGCADSSVFEKMRKYQSSAMEEPSKPLHSQAVDNESVMLRKKRMAQAEKNTCQLFIQTDHLFYRHYKTREAVIAQISSHVKAINAIYQGTDFLGIRNISFMVKRIRINTTSDEKDRSNPFRFENIGVEKFLELNSEQNHDDYCLAYVFTDRDFDDGVLGLAWVGAPSGSSGGICEKSKLYSDGKKKSLNTGIITVQNYASHVPPKVSHITFAHEVGHNFGSPHDSGSECTPGEAKSQDKKEKGNYIMYARATSGDKLNNNKFSICSVRNISQVLEKKRSNCFVESGQPICGNGLVEPGEECDCGYSDQCRDQCCYDANQADNKKCKLKPNKICSPSQGPCCTPECGYKGRNEKCRDESECAHQGMCNGVSPQCPSSEPKANFTACHGETQVCLNGGCSGSICEKYGLEACTCASQEGKDETELCHVCCMEKMNPNTCSSTGSERLARFFNKKVTTLPAGSPCNDFKGYCDVFMKCRLVDADGPLARLKKAIFNPELYENIAEWIVAHWWAVLLMGIALIMLMAGFIKICSVHTPSSNPKLPPPKPLPGTLKRRRAQQHANSQVQHQSQHGGQRQGQRQPQRQSQQQQQQQQQQHQRHHRQPRENYQMGQMRR
- the LOC144071429 gene encoding disintegrin and metalloproteinase domain-containing protein 10-like isoform X2 — translated: MKRDTTLFAPDMKLDVSGEESTFDTSHIYTGEIYGEKGTLAHGSIVDGKFEGFIQSYHGNYYVEPTERYLEGKDVPFHSVMYHEDDIHYPHKYGPEGGCADSSVFEKMRKYQSSAMEEPSKPLHSQAVDNESVMLRKKRMAQAEKNTCQLFIQTDHLFYRHYKTREAVIAQISSHVKAINAIYQGTDFLGIRNISFMVKRIRINTTSDEKDRSNPFRFENIGVEKFLELNSEQNHDDYCLAYVFTDRDFDDGVLGLAWVGAPSGSSGGICEKSKLYSDGKKKSLNTGIITVQNYASHVPPKVSHITFAHEVGHNFGSPHDSGSECTPGEAKSQDKKEKGNYIMYARATSGDKLNNNKFSICSVRNISQVLEKKRSNCFVESGQPICGNGLVEPGEECDCGYSDQCRDQCCYDANQADNKKCKLKPNKICSPSQGPCCTPECGYKGRNEKCRDESECAHQGMCNGVSPQCPSSEPKANFTACHGETQVCLNGGCSGSICEKYGLEACTCASQEGKDETELCHVCCMEKMNPNTCSSTGSERLARFFNKKVTTLPAGSPCNDFKGYCDVFMKCRLVDADGPLARLKKAIFNPELYENIAEWIVAHWWAVLLMGIALIMLMAGFIKICSVHTPSSNPKLPPPKPLPGTLKRRRAQQHANSQVQHQSQHGGQRQGQRQPQRQSQQQQQQQQQQHQRHHRQPRENYQMGQMRR